Proteins co-encoded in one Strix uralensis isolate ZFMK-TIS-50842 chromosome 2, bStrUra1, whole genome shotgun sequence genomic window:
- the INPPL1 gene encoding phosphatidylinositol 3,4,5-trisphosphate 5-phosphatase 2 isoform X1 — protein MAGAGGAGGPVPVPVPPWYHRDLSRAAAEEQLARAGRDGSFLVRDSESVAGAYALCLLYQKHVHTYRILPDEDDFLAVQTSQGVQVRRFKTLSELIALYLQPNQGLVCTLLFPVEREKEKDNAEDRDYSDGEDEKPPLPPRSGSTSFSSTSAGLSPTTLGPVVPEGMAESTNGLSSISHEYLKSSYSLDLEAVKGGASSLPHLNKTLVTSCKRLHSEVDKVLAGLEILSKVFDQQSSPMVTKILQQAAGQSGEQELENLVLKLSVLKDFLSSIEKKALKALQEMSSAAPPAPPQPLLSRKAKSIPVQTFEVKLDVTLGDLTKIGKSQKHTLSVDVEGGRLVVLKKQKDSQEDWNTFTHEKIRQLIKSQRVQNKLGIVFEKEKDKTQRKDFVFVSARKREAFCQLLQLMKNKHSHQDEPDMISIFIGTWNMGSVPPPKSITSWFTSKGLGKTLDEVTVAIPHDIYVFGTQENSLGDKEWVDFLRAVLKDFTEVEYRPVAMQSLWNIKVVVLVKPEHENRISHVGTSSVKTGIANTLGNKGAVGVSFMFNGTSFGFVNCHLTSGNEKTARRNQNYLDILRLLSLGDKQLSSFDISLRFTHLFWFGDLNYRLDMDIQEILNYISRKELEPLLKVDQLNLEKEKHKVFLRFGEEEITFPPTYRYERGSRDTYVWHKQKPTGVRTNVPSWCDRILWKSYPETHVNCNAYGCTDDIVTSDHSPVFGSFEVGVTSQFVSKKGLSKSSEQAYIEFESIEAIVKTASRTKFFIEFYSTCLEEFKKSFENDSQSSDNINFLKVQWSSRQLPTLKPILSEIEYLQDQHLLLTVKSLDGYESYGECVIALKSMIGSTAQQFLTYLSHRGEETGNIRGSMKVRVPAERLGTRERLYEWISVDKDETAAGKGKVPLGARANQDYAKSAGRKPTSAEPPAAAPAKLPEEPEKGSAALAPRPPAPPRGTARDEAAPSRSKAEAMAEPAAGGPLKNSFNNPAYYVLEGVPHQLLAPGDPGKPPAPKVKVQLAVPERRRHPSAGQPPASRGEESSSDEDTGTLNLPPPDFPPPPLPRELELPPPTPFFTSTKEVPGPPGREEPKPRPGAGGAAFGESPPPPKLHPRPPPAAGAGLGLEGPGGTPPSGGLPAAGGLLDDRSCSVLQMAKTLSEVDYGGGKGRVAPPPPLLAKGGRLELPPRCLHPDYGRPLAFPPHSIRESIQEDLAEEALCQGGRGLGAVPGVGEWLRALGLERYEEGLVRNGWDDLEFLSDITEEDLEEAGVLDPGHKRVLLESLQLHK, from the exons ATGGCGGgtgcggggggcgcgggggggccggtaccggtgccggtgccgccgtgGTACCACCGGGACCTGAGCCGGGCCGCCGCCGAGGAGCAGCTGGCGCGGGCCGGGCGGGACGGCAGCTTCCTGGTGCGGGACAGCGAGAGCGTGGCGGGGGCCTACGCGCTGTGTCTGCT GTATCAGAAGCACGTCCACACCTACCGCATCCTGCCCGATGAGGACGATTTCCTGGCTGTACAG acGTCGCAGGGGGTGCAGGTGAGACGCTTCAAGACGCTGAGCGAGCTGATCGCCCTGTACCTGCAGCCCAACCAGGGGCTGGTCTGCACCCTCCTCTTCCCCGTcgagagggagaaggagaaggacaaCGCAGAGGACAGGGACTACTCGG ATGGAGAGGATGAAAAGCCGCCGTTACCACCGCGCTCTGGCTCCACCAGCTTCTCCAGCACCTCGGCGGGGCTCAGCCCCACCACCCTGGGGCCAGTTGTGCCGGAGGGGATGGCGGAGAG CACCAACGGGCTGAGCAGCATCTCCCACGAGTACCTGAAGAGCAGCTACTCGCTGGACCTGGAGGCGGTGAAGGGGGGGGCCAGCAGCCTCCCCCACCTCAACAAGACCCTCGTCACCTCCTGCAAACGGCTGCACAG CGAGGTGGACAAGGTGCTGGCGGGGCTGGAGATCCTCTCCAAGGTGTTTGACCAGCAGAGCTCCCCCATGGTCACCAAAATCCTGCAGCAG GCGGCGGGGCAGAGcggggagcaggagctggagaaCCTGGTGCTGAAGCTGTCGGTGCTGAAGGATTTCCTCTCCAGCATCGAAAAAAAG GCGCTGAAGGCCCTGCAGGAGATGAGCTCGGCcgccccccctgcgcccccccagcccctcctctccCGCAAGGCCAAGAGCATCCCGGTGCAGACCTTCgag GTGAAGCTGGACGTTACTTTGGGGGATCTGACCAAAATCGGGAAGTCGCAGAAGCACACGCTGAGCGTGGACGTGGAGGGGGGGCGGCTGGTGGTGCTCAAGAAGCAGAAGGATTCCCAGGAGGACTGGAACACCTTCACCCACGAGAAAA TCCGGCAGCTGATCAAGTCGCAGCGGGTGCAGAACAAACTGGGCATCGtttttgagaaggaaaaggatAAAACGCAACGGAAAGATTTTGTTTTCGTCAGCGCCCGG AAGCGGGAGGCTTtttgccagctcctgcagctgaTGAAGAACAAGCACTCACACCAGGACGAGCCCGACATGATCTCCATCTTCATCGGCACCTGGAATATGG GCAGCGTGCCCCCACCCAAGAGCATCACGTCGTGGTTCACCTCCAAGGGTTTGGGGAAGACGCTGGACGAGGTGACGGTCGCCATCCCCCACGACATTTACGTCTTCGGCACCCAGGAGAATTCCCTGGGTGACAAGGAGTGGGTGGATTTCCTGCGCGCCGTGCTGAAGGACTTCACCGAGGTTGAGTACCGCCCG GTGGCCATGCAGTCCCTGTGGAACATCaaggtggtggtgctggtgaAACCGGAGCACGAGAACCGCATCAGCCACGTCGGCACCTCCAGCGTCAAGACGGGCATCGCCAACACCCTGG GGAACAAGGGAGCCGTGGGCGTCTCCTTCATGTTCAACGGCACCTCCTTCGGCTTTGTCAACTGCCACCTCACCTCCGGCAACGAGAAGACGGCACG GAGGAACCAGAACTACCTGGACATCCTGCGCTTGCTCTCGCTGGGGGACAAGCAGCTGAGCTCCTTCGACATCTCCCTGCGCTTCACCCACCTCTTTTGGTTCGGGGACCTCAATTACCGCCTGGACATGGACATCCag GAGATTCTCAACTACATCAGCCGCAAGGAGCTGGAGCCGCTGCTCAAAGTGGATCAGCTCAACCTggagaaagagaagcacaaagtcTTCCTGCGCTTCG GCGAGGAGGAGATCACCTTCCCCCCCACCTACCGCTACGAGCGGGGCTCCCGGGATACCTACGTCTGGCACAAGCAGAAACCCACGGGG GTCCGCACCAACGTGCCGTCGTGGTGTGACCGCATCCTCTGGAAGTCCTACCCCGAGACACACGTCAACTGCAACGCCTACG GGTGCACGGACGACATCGTCACCAGCGACCACTCGCCCGTCTTCGGCTCCTTCGAGGTGGGGGTGACGTCGCAGTTCGTCTCTAAAAAAG GGCTCTCCAAGTCCTCGGAGCAGGCGTACATCGAGTTCGAGAGCATCGAGGCCATCGTGAAGACGGCCAGCCGCACCAAGTTCTTCATCGAGTTTTATTCCACCTGCCTGGAAG AATTCAAGAAAAGCTTCGAGAACGACAGCCAGAGCAGCGACAACATCAACTTCCTCAAGGTGCAGTGGTCGTCCCGACAGCTGCCCACG CTGAAGCCCATCCTCTCCGAGATCGAGTACCTGCaggaccagcacctcctgctcacCGTCAAATCCCTCGACGGCTACGAGTCCTACG GGGAGTGCGTCATCGCTCTGAAGTCGATGATCGGCAGCACGGCGCAGCAGTTCCTCACCTACCTCTCGCACCGCGGCGAGGAGACCGGCAACATCCGCGGCTCCATGAAGGTCCGTGTGCCCGCCGAGCGCTTGGGCACCCGTGAGAGGCTCTATG AGTGGATCAGCGTCGATAAGGACGAGACGGCGGCCGGCAAAGGGAAGGTGCCGCTGGGTGCCAGAGCCAACCAGGACTACGCCAA ATCAGCGGGGCGGAAGCCCACGAGTGCCGAGCCacctgccgccgccccggcgaAGCTCCCGGAGGAGCCTGAGAAAGGCAGCGCCGCGctggccccccggccccccgccccaccccgcgGCACCGCCAGGGACGAGGCCGCCCCGAGTCG GTCCAAGGCGGAGGCGATGGCGGAGCCGGCAGCAGGGGGGCCGCTGAAGAACAGCTTCAACAACCCGGCGTACTACGTGCTGGAGGGGGTCCCCCACCAACTGCTGGCACCGGGGGACCCCGGGAAACCCCCCGCCCCCAAAGTCAAGGTGCAGCTGGCGGTGCCGGAGCGACGCCGCCACCCCTCGGCCGGGCAGCCGCCGGCGAGCCGCGGCGAGGAGAGCTCCTCGGATGAAGACACCGGCACCCTCAACCTGCCGCCGCCAGATTTCCCGCCGCCGCCATTACCCCGGGAgctggagctgccccccccgACCCCCTTTTTTACCAGCACCAAGGAGGTGCCGGGACCCCCCGGGCGTGAGGAGCCCAAACCGCGGCCCGGTGCCGGCGGTGCCGCTTTCGGCgagtcccccccaccccccaaactgcacccccggcccccgccggctGCCGGGGCTGGGTTAGGGCTGGAGGGGCCTGGGGGGACCCCCCCAAgcggggggctgccggcggcgggggggctgctgGACGACCGCTCCTGCTCGGTGCTGCAGATGGCCAAGACGCTGAGCGAGGTGGATTACGGCGGCGGGAAGGGGAGGgtggccccccccccaccgctgCTGGCCAAGGGGGGGCGGTTGGAGCTGcccccccgctgcctgcaccccgaTTACGGCCGCCCCCTCGCCTTTCCCCCCCACTCCATCCGGGAGAGCATCCAGGAGGACCTGGCtgaggag GCGCTGTGCCAGGGGGGCCGTGGCCTGGGGGCCGTGCCCGGCGTGGGCGAGTGGCTGCGGGCGCTGGGGCTGGAGCGGTACGAGGAGGGGCTGGTGCGCAACGGCTGGGACGACCTGGAGTTCCTCAG TGACATCACGGAGGAGGACCTGGAGGAGGCCGGTGTGCTGGACCCCGGGCACAAGCGCGTCCTCCTGGAGAGCCTCCAGCTCCACAAATAG
- the INPPL1 gene encoding phosphatidylinositol 3,4,5-trisphosphate 5-phosphatase 2 isoform X2 yields the protein MAGAGGAGGPVPVPVPPWYHRDLSRAAAEEQLARAGRDGSFLVRDSESVAGAYALCLLYQKHVHTYRILPDEDDFLAVQTSQGVQVRRFKTLSELIALYLQPNQGLVCTLLFPVEREKEKDNAEDRDYSDGEDEKPPLPPRSGSTSFSSTSAGLSPTTLGPVVPEGMAESTNGLSSISHEYLKSSYSLDLEAVKGGASSLPHLNKTLVTSCKRLHSEVDKVLAGLEILSKVFDQQSSPMVTKILQQAAGQSGEQELENLVLKLSVLKDFLSSIEKKALKALQEMSSAAPPAPPQPLLSRKAKSIPVQTFEVKLDVTLGDLTKIGKSQKHTLSVDVEGGRLVVLKKQKDSQEDWNTFTHEKIRQLIKSQRVQNKLGIVFEKEKDKTQRKDFVFVSARKREAFCQLLQLMKNKHSHQDEPDMISIFIGTWNMGSVPPPKSITSWFTSKGLGKTLDEVTVAIPHDIYVFGTQENSLGDKEWVDFLRAVLKDFTEVAMQSLWNIKVVVLVKPEHENRISHVGTSSVKTGIANTLGNKGAVGVSFMFNGTSFGFVNCHLTSGNEKTARRNQNYLDILRLLSLGDKQLSSFDISLRFTHLFWFGDLNYRLDMDIQEILNYISRKELEPLLKVDQLNLEKEKHKVFLRFGEEEITFPPTYRYERGSRDTYVWHKQKPTGVRTNVPSWCDRILWKSYPETHVNCNAYGCTDDIVTSDHSPVFGSFEVGVTSQFVSKKGLSKSSEQAYIEFESIEAIVKTASRTKFFIEFYSTCLEEFKKSFENDSQSSDNINFLKVQWSSRQLPTLKPILSEIEYLQDQHLLLTVKSLDGYESYGECVIALKSMIGSTAQQFLTYLSHRGEETGNIRGSMKVRVPAERLGTRERLYEWISVDKDETAAGKGKVPLGARANQDYAKSAGRKPTSAEPPAAAPAKLPEEPEKGSAALAPRPPAPPRGTARDEAAPSRSKAEAMAEPAAGGPLKNSFNNPAYYVLEGVPHQLLAPGDPGKPPAPKVKVQLAVPERRRHPSAGQPPASRGEESSSDEDTGTLNLPPPDFPPPPLPRELELPPPTPFFTSTKEVPGPPGREEPKPRPGAGGAAFGESPPPPKLHPRPPPAAGAGLGLEGPGGTPPSGGLPAAGGLLDDRSCSVLQMAKTLSEVDYGGGKGRVAPPPPLLAKGGRLELPPRCLHPDYGRPLAFPPHSIRESIQEDLAEEALCQGGRGLGAVPGVGEWLRALGLERYEEGLVRNGWDDLEFLSDITEEDLEEAGVLDPGHKRVLLESLQLHK from the exons ATGGCGGgtgcggggggcgcgggggggccggtaccggtgccggtgccgccgtgGTACCACCGGGACCTGAGCCGGGCCGCCGCCGAGGAGCAGCTGGCGCGGGCCGGGCGGGACGGCAGCTTCCTGGTGCGGGACAGCGAGAGCGTGGCGGGGGCCTACGCGCTGTGTCTGCT GTATCAGAAGCACGTCCACACCTACCGCATCCTGCCCGATGAGGACGATTTCCTGGCTGTACAG acGTCGCAGGGGGTGCAGGTGAGACGCTTCAAGACGCTGAGCGAGCTGATCGCCCTGTACCTGCAGCCCAACCAGGGGCTGGTCTGCACCCTCCTCTTCCCCGTcgagagggagaaggagaaggacaaCGCAGAGGACAGGGACTACTCGG ATGGAGAGGATGAAAAGCCGCCGTTACCACCGCGCTCTGGCTCCACCAGCTTCTCCAGCACCTCGGCGGGGCTCAGCCCCACCACCCTGGGGCCAGTTGTGCCGGAGGGGATGGCGGAGAG CACCAACGGGCTGAGCAGCATCTCCCACGAGTACCTGAAGAGCAGCTACTCGCTGGACCTGGAGGCGGTGAAGGGGGGGGCCAGCAGCCTCCCCCACCTCAACAAGACCCTCGTCACCTCCTGCAAACGGCTGCACAG CGAGGTGGACAAGGTGCTGGCGGGGCTGGAGATCCTCTCCAAGGTGTTTGACCAGCAGAGCTCCCCCATGGTCACCAAAATCCTGCAGCAG GCGGCGGGGCAGAGcggggagcaggagctggagaaCCTGGTGCTGAAGCTGTCGGTGCTGAAGGATTTCCTCTCCAGCATCGAAAAAAAG GCGCTGAAGGCCCTGCAGGAGATGAGCTCGGCcgccccccctgcgcccccccagcccctcctctccCGCAAGGCCAAGAGCATCCCGGTGCAGACCTTCgag GTGAAGCTGGACGTTACTTTGGGGGATCTGACCAAAATCGGGAAGTCGCAGAAGCACACGCTGAGCGTGGACGTGGAGGGGGGGCGGCTGGTGGTGCTCAAGAAGCAGAAGGATTCCCAGGAGGACTGGAACACCTTCACCCACGAGAAAA TCCGGCAGCTGATCAAGTCGCAGCGGGTGCAGAACAAACTGGGCATCGtttttgagaaggaaaaggatAAAACGCAACGGAAAGATTTTGTTTTCGTCAGCGCCCGG AAGCGGGAGGCTTtttgccagctcctgcagctgaTGAAGAACAAGCACTCACACCAGGACGAGCCCGACATGATCTCCATCTTCATCGGCACCTGGAATATGG GCAGCGTGCCCCCACCCAAGAGCATCACGTCGTGGTTCACCTCCAAGGGTTTGGGGAAGACGCTGGACGAGGTGACGGTCGCCATCCCCCACGACATTTACGTCTTCGGCACCCAGGAGAATTCCCTGGGTGACAAGGAGTGGGTGGATTTCCTGCGCGCCGTGCTGAAGGACTTCACCGAG GTGGCCATGCAGTCCCTGTGGAACATCaaggtggtggtgctggtgaAACCGGAGCACGAGAACCGCATCAGCCACGTCGGCACCTCCAGCGTCAAGACGGGCATCGCCAACACCCTGG GGAACAAGGGAGCCGTGGGCGTCTCCTTCATGTTCAACGGCACCTCCTTCGGCTTTGTCAACTGCCACCTCACCTCCGGCAACGAGAAGACGGCACG GAGGAACCAGAACTACCTGGACATCCTGCGCTTGCTCTCGCTGGGGGACAAGCAGCTGAGCTCCTTCGACATCTCCCTGCGCTTCACCCACCTCTTTTGGTTCGGGGACCTCAATTACCGCCTGGACATGGACATCCag GAGATTCTCAACTACATCAGCCGCAAGGAGCTGGAGCCGCTGCTCAAAGTGGATCAGCTCAACCTggagaaagagaagcacaaagtcTTCCTGCGCTTCG GCGAGGAGGAGATCACCTTCCCCCCCACCTACCGCTACGAGCGGGGCTCCCGGGATACCTACGTCTGGCACAAGCAGAAACCCACGGGG GTCCGCACCAACGTGCCGTCGTGGTGTGACCGCATCCTCTGGAAGTCCTACCCCGAGACACACGTCAACTGCAACGCCTACG GGTGCACGGACGACATCGTCACCAGCGACCACTCGCCCGTCTTCGGCTCCTTCGAGGTGGGGGTGACGTCGCAGTTCGTCTCTAAAAAAG GGCTCTCCAAGTCCTCGGAGCAGGCGTACATCGAGTTCGAGAGCATCGAGGCCATCGTGAAGACGGCCAGCCGCACCAAGTTCTTCATCGAGTTTTATTCCACCTGCCTGGAAG AATTCAAGAAAAGCTTCGAGAACGACAGCCAGAGCAGCGACAACATCAACTTCCTCAAGGTGCAGTGGTCGTCCCGACAGCTGCCCACG CTGAAGCCCATCCTCTCCGAGATCGAGTACCTGCaggaccagcacctcctgctcacCGTCAAATCCCTCGACGGCTACGAGTCCTACG GGGAGTGCGTCATCGCTCTGAAGTCGATGATCGGCAGCACGGCGCAGCAGTTCCTCACCTACCTCTCGCACCGCGGCGAGGAGACCGGCAACATCCGCGGCTCCATGAAGGTCCGTGTGCCCGCCGAGCGCTTGGGCACCCGTGAGAGGCTCTATG AGTGGATCAGCGTCGATAAGGACGAGACGGCGGCCGGCAAAGGGAAGGTGCCGCTGGGTGCCAGAGCCAACCAGGACTACGCCAA ATCAGCGGGGCGGAAGCCCACGAGTGCCGAGCCacctgccgccgccccggcgaAGCTCCCGGAGGAGCCTGAGAAAGGCAGCGCCGCGctggccccccggccccccgccccaccccgcgGCACCGCCAGGGACGAGGCCGCCCCGAGTCG GTCCAAGGCGGAGGCGATGGCGGAGCCGGCAGCAGGGGGGCCGCTGAAGAACAGCTTCAACAACCCGGCGTACTACGTGCTGGAGGGGGTCCCCCACCAACTGCTGGCACCGGGGGACCCCGGGAAACCCCCCGCCCCCAAAGTCAAGGTGCAGCTGGCGGTGCCGGAGCGACGCCGCCACCCCTCGGCCGGGCAGCCGCCGGCGAGCCGCGGCGAGGAGAGCTCCTCGGATGAAGACACCGGCACCCTCAACCTGCCGCCGCCAGATTTCCCGCCGCCGCCATTACCCCGGGAgctggagctgccccccccgACCCCCTTTTTTACCAGCACCAAGGAGGTGCCGGGACCCCCCGGGCGTGAGGAGCCCAAACCGCGGCCCGGTGCCGGCGGTGCCGCTTTCGGCgagtcccccccaccccccaaactgcacccccggcccccgccggctGCCGGGGCTGGGTTAGGGCTGGAGGGGCCTGGGGGGACCCCCCCAAgcggggggctgccggcggcgggggggctgctgGACGACCGCTCCTGCTCGGTGCTGCAGATGGCCAAGACGCTGAGCGAGGTGGATTACGGCGGCGGGAAGGGGAGGgtggccccccccccaccgctgCTGGCCAAGGGGGGGCGGTTGGAGCTGcccccccgctgcctgcaccccgaTTACGGCCGCCCCCTCGCCTTTCCCCCCCACTCCATCCGGGAGAGCATCCAGGAGGACCTGGCtgaggag GCGCTGTGCCAGGGGGGCCGTGGCCTGGGGGCCGTGCCCGGCGTGGGCGAGTGGCTGCGGGCGCTGGGGCTGGAGCGGTACGAGGAGGGGCTGGTGCGCAACGGCTGGGACGACCTGGAGTTCCTCAG TGACATCACGGAGGAGGACCTGGAGGAGGCCGGTGTGCTGGACCCCGGGCACAAGCGCGTCCTCCTGGAGAGCCTCCAGCTCCACAAATAG